A region from the Antennarius striatus isolate MH-2024 chromosome 22, ASM4005453v1, whole genome shotgun sequence genome encodes:
- the eri1 gene encoding 3'-5' exoribonuclease 1, producing the protein MDEQKENINAEDVNVKMSSSKEDDETKPESRICPEAEADPPASPPPSNSDFSHPVYKEIALANGHINRMSKLELRNKLAQLQLDTRGVKDVMKRRLKSHYKKQKLLQSATEGVSTDTYYDYICVVDFEATCEEDNPSDFHHEIIEFPMVLINTHTLEIVDTFQEYVKPEINPQLSDFCVKLTGITQKMVDEADLFPVVLERVVAWLRERELGTKYKYAFLTDGAWDMSKFLNIQCKISRITYPLFAKKWINIKKSYGNFYKVTRTQTKLTTMLEKLGLTYEGRPHCGLDDSRNIARIAIRMLQDGCQLRVNERIHGGQLLSVPSSAPVEGAPAPRNPRSRD; encoded by the exons ATGGACGAGCAAAAGGAGAACATAAATGCCGAAGACGTCAATGTAAAGATGTCGAGTTCAAAAGAGGATGATGAG ACAAAGCCTGAGAGCAGAATTTGTCCTGAAGCAGAAGCCGAtcctccagcatctcctcctcCGTCAAACAGTGACTTCAGTCATCCGGTGTACAAAGAGATTGCTTTGGCTAATGGACACATCAACCGCATGTCCAAACTGGAGCTTCGAAACAAATTAGCACAGCTTCAGCTCGACACCAG AGGTGTAAAggatgtgatgaagaggaggttgaAGAGCCACTATAAGaaacagaagctgctgcagtctgCAACAGAGGGGGTGTCCACCGACACCTACTACGACTACATCTGCGTGGTGGACTTCGAAGCGACGTGTGAAGAGGACAACCCTTCAGACTTCCATCATGAAATCATCGAGTTCCCCATGGTCCTGATCAACACGCACACGTTAGAAATT GTGGATACCTTTCAGGAATATGTGAAACCAGAGATAAACCCGCAGCTTTCAGACTTTTGTGTGAAGTTGACAGGGATTACCCAG AAAATGGTCGATGAAGCAGACCTGTTTCCGGTGGTCCTTGAGAGGGTCGTAGCTTGGCTTCGTGAGAGGGAGCTGGGAACAAAGTACAAATATGCTTTTCTAACTGATGG tGCCTGGGATATGAGCAAGTTCCTCAACATTCAGTGCAAGATCAGCCGGATCACGTATCCCCTGTTTGCAAAGAAGTGGATAAACATAAAGAAATCGTATGGAAACTTCTACaag GTCACCCGCACACAGACGAAGCTCACCACCATGCTGGAGAAGCTGGGGCTGACGTACGAAGGCCGACCTCACTGCGGCCTGGACGACTCCCGCAACATCGCTAGAATAGCCATACGCATGCTGCAAGACGGGTGCCAGCTGCGCGTCAATGAGCGAATACACGGCGGCCAGCTGCTGTCCGTTCCCAGCTCGGCTCCGGTAGAAGGAGCCCCCGCCCCTCGTAACCCCCGCAGCAGGGACTAG